The genomic window TTCGTACCCCAGCGATCTGATCCCCCCGCCGTCGGGCAGAGGGCAAGGGACATTTTTGACGTTTATCCCCCGTCTTTGGGCAACTTTTACAGAAAGGTCCTCCTTCTGTCCttttcgataaaaaaaaatatcttatatttttggCTCTAAAATCCGTGTCGCCACACATTTGTTAAAATGCGTCAGAGGGTTTGAGTCTGGTTCACGCCACAGCGGTCGTCGCCTTCTCCCCGCAACCTTACTATAAAGCCAACCCTCgcttttctcatatacaaacccaaccctcctcctctctctctctctctcggcccTTCTTGCTTCCTCTTTTTCTGtggctcctctctcttccttggATTTGAGACAAAAacacaaaaacaaaagaaaaaatggaaCATGGGTGCTGTTAGTTTACAGACCCATTTGGATTTGGACTCTAAATATTTGATCCTGCTTCTAGCTTCAAAGTGACAAAGAGGTGTGAGTGGGGGGTGCCTTTGGTCATGGACAAGCCTAGTTTTATGAGGCAAGGAGTGCTGAGGCTGCCCCCTGGATTCAGATTCCACCCCACTGATGAAGAGCTTGTCGTGCAGTACCTCAAGAGGAAGGTCTTCTCCTGTCCGTTGCCGGCTTCCATCATCCCCGAGATCGATCTCGGCAAATACAATCCTTGGGACTTCTCTGGTTAGTGATACTACTCTTTCATTCAACTTGTACATAAATTTTCTTTGATAGTTGATTTTGTAATACATGAGATATTTGTAAACCCAGCACCACTTTCTCATCATCAACATGATAACAACCATCACTAGCAAAGTGGAAGTCTTTAGTTGTTTAGCATGCAGCTTtttcttaaatttaaaaaaaaaaaaaaaaatttagctctatgaatgtaatgatgatgaagatgattaCATTATTGGGTGGAGCTTGAAGGTGGTCGTTTGTTTTTTCTCTTTCCTTGTCTCCTTGCTGTTGTTTAGGTGGGTGCAAGCAAGAGAGGTATTTTTTCTACCTTAGAGAGGCCAAGTATCGGAATGGTCATCGATCGAACCGGGCGAGCGGGTGCGGTTACTGGAAGGCAACAGGGAAGGACAAAGCGATCGTAGCTTCGAGCAGCAACCAGGTGGTGGGGATGAAGAAGGTGCTGGTCTTTTATCATGGCAAGCCTCCAGGAGTGTCGAGGACTGATTGGATCATGCATGAGTATCGCCTCGCCGGCACTGAGACGAGAGCTTGTGTCTTCCCCCAAAGAAAAAACTCAACCCATGTGAGCTTTCtatcctctctctccttcctcttcttaaGACAAATCTCCCCCAAATTGATATGTGCCAGCTTCTTCTTTAtggttttctttcaaaacattagTACTTTTCAAGAGAAGATCTTGCAATAGGAAGTGAGCCTCTATCTAAAATTGCTCTTCCAGCTTCTTGTCAACAAACCCCTCCTCTTTTCCCTCTCCCCTTCCCAACTACTGATAGAGCCTCTAAATAATTTGAGTATTTCACCAAGTACTTGTTTTATGTGTGGTCTGATGAAACTACAAAGAAAAAACTAAATAGAACCACAATTTGGGATAATTAATCAGTTCAAAATCTTACTAAATTCTGCAATACTTTTATGCAGAGTTCCATGGTTCCTACAAAGGATTGGGTGCTCTGTcgcatttttaaaaagaaaagagctaACACGATGGATGTTGATGCTGAGGAATACCGCGAAGAGAACCAAATTAGAAATGGTGGCATTGGGTTCATCGATTTCATGGGACTGCAACACAGAGATCAACAGCCTTCTTTGGCGTCTTCGTCAGAATCAAGCTGTGTCACCGAGCCTTCCGATGGATCAAGCAGTGGAGATGAAACTAGCTGCAGCAATGGTAGACCACTTCCATAAGGAAGAGAGGCTTAGAGTTCTTTTGCTTTGTTGTATCAAAACTAGaagcctcccttttttttttttttttttttccttccatgaATAACCATAAGCTTTTGACCCTAGGAATTCTAGCCTCTTCATCTCTTGTAAGTTTTCTTTTTTAACAACTTAGATACAAGAGATCTTTGTGGATCATCAGAGCTTATTGCTAATGTGGAAGAGATGTTTTCCTTAATGAAACTATGTTCTTTGTTAATCATCCTTGATTGTGTAATTCTGAGGTtgacagcatttttttttttttttttttttggtgtttgccAAGGCCTAATTACCCATAATATAAATGAGTGAAGAGGTGAAGGAAAATTAATGAAGATAACTGCAGTGGGTGCTTAATGCAGAGGCCTAATAGCACTAAAGTGCAAATGGTTTTTATAAGCGATAAAGAGGATCCAGTGATgtaaaaagagaggaaggaaagcagAGCAAGAAAGAGGAAGTATATATCCATGTGGTTTGTGAAAGAGATGCTTTTAGCCTTTGGGGCCATCTAAGAAAATAAAAGGGAGCTAGTCAAAGCAATCTGGGTCCCTTGACAAGCACCCATCTTGGCCAAGAATATTTGCACAAGATTTTGTTTTGACAAGGGAGGAGAAGAAACCAAGTCAGAATAAGACCCAGGACTTGGATGTGCTCATTGCTAAGCTGAAACTCTGACTTGGTCAAATGAGGCATGCTCCGTGGAAGAacaaaccttgtaatcaactcatgTAAAACTGTGACATTGCGTCTGAGACAATCTAAATGATAGTCATGTATCAAGATTTAGATTCTTAAAGTTGTTTTGTCAATAAGCTATATGACTGGACTTCAAACAAGCTTGGTAAAGTAATTTATACTGAAATTTGTTAAAACTGCGCAACTCCATTGTCTTTAAGCATCTAAGCTCTTCCCACACAAAATGGTTTCCTTGAAGAAGAAATAAACTTTCTAAAACGCAAAATAGATTGTATTCTACTCTGATATTTGCACTAGACATGGCCTCTTCTTAGTATCATATATAATTGCTGTTCCATACTCAGAAATAAAACAGTCATTGTTAATAATAATACAAGAAAAACTTTCAGCATAACTATTCCAGGTTGCTTGGAACACTTTAACATCCAGAAGCTGTTCATTTATCAAACTGTTTTCAAATTTATGTTATGTCTGCTCTCACATCTTGGTTAATATGACTAACTCTTGGCTGGACCACTTGTCATGAACCTTGTCACTCCAGAGTTATTTTTATTGATCCAAAACCTTGGAATAGTCAGTGATCAGGACATTGCACAATATTCCGACACGAGAAAAAACAATCATATGGACAAATTGAATAGCAAGTTGAAACCCATTCCATTAGACTTGATGCAACAACTACGTAACGATGACTGTAATCAATAAATACTCTGGTTTCACTAATCAATATTGGTCCCTATCGAAGGCCATATATTAGATTATGCAAGTTGTGCCTGCAACTAGTTTAGACACTCTTAATGCTGTTCTCAAGTCTTCTTCTAAATTACATTAGAGACAGTGAAAGCACCAAATTAATGTTAGGTGTATGTTTGTATTATGGCTTATAATGACCTTTATGTAGTTTGTAGGAACACTGGTTAGCTACTTTTGTGTTTGCGTCGTGACTTTAATGACCGTCATATAACCATAACAGCCATTATGAGTCATGACTAGCATACAAATTAAAAAAACCATAAGTTTTTGCTGACACACATAAGCAagctattatattatatataaacatATTCATAGCAACACCTTATGACCATTATAAGCCAATAAGATATATTATAACTGCTGTTACAAAGCATATACTATTGATATTTTCTGtacttaaataaattttttaatgcacAAGCTTCATAATAACAACTTTGAGTAATTATTAGCAGTTCTTAATAATTTCAAGTTATGATCATTTCTGTGGAACAACCCCATTTATAGAAATCTTAATATGAATAAATGTGAAACAAAGGTTTCATTTAGCATCTAATTATGGAAATCACATCTCAAACTAGCAGAACCCAGGCTGGTGGAAGATGTTTTCATAATAGATGGGAACAGTTAAGTGGGGTGGAGCACTCAATATGAAAGGCAAAGTAGGTTAGCAAACTCTGAAAGCTAATGCATATGATTATTTCAAGGAGAGCCAGTAGGGTTCCAATTACAGACAGCATTAGCCACCAAATTTGCAAAATTAAATAGGAGAGGATACTTGTGGCCCTTATGTAATAAATGATTTTATAGAGTATTGCAGTGCAGAGGGTGAACTGCCCCATCAAGGGTATCAATGAATATTTGGTAGGTTTCTCTGCTAAGGAACAACCTAATAAATGTGTGGGGGCAATAGAAATAAATAACAATGCTCCAAATTTGCAAAAAGTTGAGGCACATGGGAGACTGATGTGATTATCTTTTCCTAAAATATACCATATATATGGCAAAGACATCTGCCAGCTTAAAGCAAAAATTTACAACCGTAAAGGCTGGAGCCAAATAATTCAAGAGGGATTGGTGAAAACTGAATGTTATGAATTTAAATGGAGCATATAAGAGGTAGGGTCATTTTTACAGTAATGGTACTGTAAGCTGTCAGAAGTAGGGTAAATTTAAGCCatcatcaagatttttttttggtttttttcaaAGGGATATAAGCCAATAACTTAAGATGTTTCCAGC from Elaeis guineensis isolate ETL-2024a chromosome 9, EG11, whole genome shotgun sequence includes these protein-coding regions:
- the LOC105051041 gene encoding NAC domain-containing protein 83; the protein is MDKPSFMRQGVLRLPPGFRFHPTDEELVVQYLKRKVFSCPLPASIIPEIDLGKYNPWDFSGGCKQERYFFYLREAKYRNGHRSNRASGCGYWKATGKDKAIVASSSNQVVGMKKVLVFYHGKPPGVSRTDWIMHEYRLAGTETRACVFPQRKNSTHSSMVPTKDWVLCRIFKKKRANTMDVDAEEYREENQIRNGGIGFIDFMGLQHRDQQPSLASSSESSCVTEPSDGSSSGDETSCSNGRPLP